The following coding sequences are from one Venturia canescens isolate UGA chromosome 5, ASM1945775v1, whole genome shotgun sequence window:
- the LOC122411002 gene encoding collagen alpha-2(IV) chain-like isoform X1: MYSCGGIVACALVLAATALQAIQAQTVDGGRELILDISDDQKSQYLSQDFGSNTYDYGYEVQPNGQFHHEVHGPDGVTYGCYGYVDPLGNLMATFYLSDGWGYRVVHPGDKVEIFLHEHEIHEDDHEQSSGTAGEHEHDHHGILTAWRDLHFPPDCGQFESTVVNPAISGVATSERNVNTYLELTEPGGSTSNETEHPKPTDNNPSIAGTPETTGSSSLSDFEKPDRPDRPGSVGKPGHLGTPGKPGHSEGPGTLPQPVYPGISTQPDYPEGNEPPGSLSTPDSPGKPSRPGHLGRPPKPGHTVKPPKHGHLGRPPKERPHKPSHSGRPPKPGHAERPPRPGHGEKPHHSGHPGKPPKPGHTHKPPKPEHSDRPPKPENTGTPVQPISPGYPGQPGYPGTPARPGYPSTSAQPGYPGNPVQPGYPGSSGQPGYPGMPAQPGYPGTPAQPGKPGTPAQPGYPGSPGQPGYPGVPAQPGYPGTPVQPGTPGIPGYPGTPAQPGYPGTQTQPGYPGTPVQSGYPGSPGQPSYPGTPTQPGYPGTPAQPGSPGSPGYPGYPGTSAQPGYPGTPAHPGYPGTPGQPGTPGTTGYPGYPGTPAQPGYPGTPAHPAYPSTPGQPGKPGTPGQPGKPGTPAQPGAPGTPGYPGYPGTPAQPGYPGTPAHPGYPGTPAQPGYPGNPAQPGEPGTPPQPGTPGTPGYPGTPGQPGTPGTPAQPSYPGTPAHPGYPGTPAQPGYPGFPAQPGKPGIPAQPGTPGTPAQPGYPGIPAHPGYPETPGRPGKPGTPGQPGIPGSPGHPGTPGTAGYPGYPGTPPQPGYPGTPAQPGKPGTPVEPGKPGTPAQPGTPGTPGYPGIPAHPGYPGTSGQPGKPGTPGQPGTPGTPAQPGYPGTPAHPGYPGTPAQPGYPENPAQPGKPGTPAQPGTPGTPGYPGTPGQPGTPGASAQPGYPGTPAHPGYPGTPAQPGYPGFPAQPGKPGTPAQPGKPGTPGQPGKPGSPSQPGTPGTPGYPGYPGTPAQPGYPGTPAHPGYPGTPGQAGKPGTPGQPGKPGTPAQPGTPGTPGYPGYPGTPAQPGYPGTPAHPGNPGTPGQAGKPGTPGQPGKPGTPGQPGTPGTPGYPGYPGTPAQPGYPGFPAQPGKPGTPAQPGYPGFPAQPGKPGTPAQPGYPGFPAQPGKPGTPAQPGKPGTPGQPGKPGTPAQPGIPGTPGQPGKPGSPSQPGTPGTPGYPGYPGTTAQPGTPGTPGHPGYPGTPAQPGYPGTPAHPGYPGTPGQGGKPGTPGQPGKPGTPGLPGTPGTPGYPGYPGTPVQPGYPGTPAHPGYPGTSGQPDEPGTPGQPGTPGTPGYPGYPGTPAEPGKPGFPAQPGKPGTPAQPGKPGTPGQPGKPGSPSQPGTPGTPGYPGYPGTPAQPGTPGTPGHPGYPGTPVQPGYPGTPAHPGYPGTPGQPGYPGTPAQPGYPGTPARPGYPGTPGQAGKPGTPGQPGKPGTPGLPDTPGTPGYPGYPGTPAQPGTPGTPGHPGYPGTPVQPGYPGTPAHPGYPGTPSQPGKPGTSGQPGKPGTPGQPGIPGTPGYPGYPGTPGQPGNPGSPGQPGTPGTPGYPGYPGTPAEPGKPGFPAQPGKPGTPAQPGKPGTPGQPGKPGSPSQPGTPGTPGYPGYPGTPAQPGTPGTPGHPGYPGTPVQPGYPGTPAHPGYPGTPGQAGKPGTPGQPGKPGTPGLPGTPGTPGYPGYPGTPVQPGYPGTPAYPGYPGTSGQPDEPGTPGQPGTPGTPGYPGYPGTPAEPGKPGTPAQPSKPGTPAQPGTPGTPGYPGYPGTPAQPGYPGTPAHPGYPGTPGQAGKPGTPGQPGKPGTPGQPGTPGTPGYPGYPGTPGQPGKPGTPAQPGAPGTPGYPGYPGTPVQPGYPGTPAHPGYPGTPGQPGYPGTPAQPGYPGTPARPGYPGTPGQAGKPGTSGQPGKPGTPAQPGIPGTPGYPGYPGTPSQPENPGSPGQPGTPGTPDYPGYPGTPAQPGKPGTPAQPSKPGTPAQPGTPGTPGYPGYPGIPVQPGYPGTPAHPGYPGTPSQPGKPGTSGQPGKPGTPGQPGIPGTPGYPGYPGTPGQPGNPGSPGQPGTPGTPDYPGYPGTPAQPGKPGTPAQPSKPGTPAQPGTPGTPGYPGYPGTPVQPGYPGSPAHPGYPATPGQPGKPGTPGQPGKPGSPGQPGTPGTPGYPGYPGTPGQPGKPGSPGQPGTPGTPGYPGYPGTPAQPGKPGTPAQPSKPGTPAQPGTPGTPGYPGYPGTPVQPGYPGTPAHPGYPGTPGQPGYPGKPAQPGYPGTPARPGYPGTPGQAGKPGTPGQPGKPGTPGLPGTPGTPGYPGYPGTPVQPSYPGIPAHPGYPGTPGQPGYPGTPAQPGYPGTPEQPGYPGTPGHPGYPGTPGHPDKPGKPDQPGHPGAPGYPGYPGVPARPCPANPCSVNKPGSGNTSYPGAPDGPPGGTGPTGIYPGYPGAPEGPEGPTGPIGGIGPVGGVGGVGGVGGVGGVGPDGPDGPWPTGSPGPDGPWPGDPGYVPPHNSARRRPSDDQIGNHHNGPKFPVVPLPRSQSVDSNENVGFTRNYNDYDTINEFIDRDVHSHAVVDSTKNIFTTTLDRFDILNKNTIQNHDDQEINYNFPERINGSENTLKQKKEKSGRTGEIGTPNGVIVTSFVNNNAISSSHNIRKSSENIFSNVNTLSQNDYANIKTKHKLMIDSNVSMESGPQHSISFPITDIKHRVDPNGLGTRSESYPEKSISHSKVKDLPPASNLGFTAIGVHPPGPINIKPISLPVGPDPLTCPCVLVESNNKTKTQTSLLQNSVVSGQLGFIPIIFVPYCPGEKLHSENMMKTMFPLATPVPYPCSICSQHEAPTRNQLADIYHLNSQIKQVLGNANLGFLNISER; the protein is encoded by the exons GTGCTTGCAGCAACTGCTTTACAAGCTATACAGGCACAAACAGTCGATGGCGGACGAGAACTGATTCTTGATATTAGCGACGATCAGAAATCACAGTACCTAAGTCAAGACTTCGGTTCAA ATACGTATGACTATGGATACGAAGTACAACCGAATGGACAGTTCCACCATGAGGTCCATGGGCCAGATGGGGTTACCTACGGATGTTATGGTTACGTTGATCCCTTGGGAAATCTAATGGCCACATTTTATTTGAGTGATGGGTGGGGTTATCGAGTAGTCCATCCAGGAGATAAGGTGGAAATATTTCTACACGAGCATGAAATCCATGAGGATGATCATGAACAAAGCAGTGGAACAGCCGGCGAGCATGAACACGATCATCATGGAATTCTGACAGCATGGCGAGATTTACATTTTCCCCCTGATTGTGGTCAATTTGAAAGTACTGTTGTAAACCCGGCGATATCCGGAGTCGCTACATCTGAAC GTAATGTGAACACATATCTCGAACTCACAGAACCCGGGGGCAGCACATCAAATGAAACAGAACATCCAAAACCGACTGATAATAATCCAAGTATAGCTGGGACCCCAGAAACGACGGGGAGCTCATCTCTTAGTGACTTCGAGAAACCGGATCGTCCTGATCGACCGGGGAGTGTGGGGAAACCAGGTCATCTGGGAACACCTGGAAAACCGGGACATTCAGAAGGGCCGGGAACGCTTCCCCAACCAGTATACCCTGGAATATCGACTCAACCAGACTATCCAGAAGGGAACGAACCTCCAGGAAGTCTTTCGACACCAGATAGTCCTGGAAAACCATCCAGACCGGGACATCTAGGAAGACCACCAAAACCGGGTCACACAGTGAAACCTCCAAAGCATGGTCATTTAGGAAGACCACCAAAAGAAAGACCTCATAAACCGAGTCATTCAGGTAGGCCACCGAAACCCGGCCATGCCGAGAGACCACCTAGACCGGGCCATGGAGAGAAACCTCATCATTCAGGACATCCTGGAAAACCTCCAAAACCTGGTCACACACATAAGCCTCCTAAACCAGAACATTCAGATCGTCCTCCGAAGCCAGAAAATACAGGTACACCGGTGCAGCCGATTAGTCCAGGATATCCGGGTCAGCCAGGTTATCCAGGTACTCCAGCTCGACCAGGCTATCCAAGCACTTCTGCACAGCCGGGTTATCCAGGAAATCCAGTTCAACCAGGTTATCCAGGCAGTTCAGGACAGCCAGGTTATCCTGGAATGCCAGCACAACCAGGATATCCGGGCACACCAGCACAGCCAGGCAAACCAGGAACTCCGGCTCAACCAGGTTATCCAGGCAGTCCGGGACAGCCAGGTTATCCTGGTGTGCCAGCACAGCCGGGCTACCCAGGAACACCGGTACAGCCAGGTACACCAGGGATACCTGGATACCCAGGAACTCCAGCTCAACCAGGTTACCCAGGAACTCAAACTCAACCAGGTTATCCGGGAACTCCAGTTCAATCGGGTTATCCAGGCAGTCCAGGACAGCCGAGCTACCCAGGAACACCTACACAACCAGGATATCCGGGTACACCAGCACAGCCAGGTAGTCCGGGGTCACCTGGCTATCCTGGATACCCAGGCACATCAGCTCAACCTGGCTACCCAGGAACACCGGCGCACCCAGGATATCCTGGAACTCCAGGTCAGCCAGGTACACCAGGGACAACTGGCTACCCTGGATACCCAGGCACACCAGCTCAACCTGGCTACCCGGGAACACCGGCGCATCCAGCATATCCTTCAACCCCAGGTCAACCAGGAAAACCGGGAACTCCGGGTCAACCAGGCAAACCCGGAACTCCAGCTCAGCCGGGTGCTCCGGGGACACCTGGCTATCCCGGATATCCAGGCACACCAGCTCAACCTGGCTACCCAGGAACACCGGCACACCCAGGATACCCAGGCACCCCAGCTCAACCAGGATATCCAGGAAACCCAGCCCAACCAGGTGAACCCGGAACTCCCCCTCAGCCGGGTACACCAGGGACACCTGGCTACCCAGGAACTCCAGGTCAGCCTGGTACACCAGGGACACCAGCTCAACCTAGCTACCCAGGAACACCGGCACACCCAGGATACCCAGGCACTCCAGCGCAACCAGGATATCCAGGATTCCCAGCCCAACCAGGCAAACCCGGAATTCCAGCTCAGCCGGGTACACCAGGAACGCCAGCTCAACCTGGATACCCAGGAATACCGGCGCACCCAGGATATCCTGAAACTCCAGGTCGACCAGGCAAACCCGGAACTCCGGGCCAGCCAGGCATACCAGGATCTCCAGGTCACCCAGGTACACCAGGGACGGCTGGCTACCCTGGATACCCAGGCACCCCACCTCAACCTGGCTACCCAGGAACACCGGCTCAACCAGGAAAACCAGGAACCCCAGTCGAACCAGGCAAACCAGGAACTCCAGCTCAGCCGGGTACTCCGGGGACACCTGGCTACCCAGGAATACCGGCGCACCCAGGATATCCTGGAACTTCGGGCCAGCCAGGCAAACCCGGAACTCCCGGTCAGCCAGGTACACCAGGAACACCAGCTCAACCTGGCTACCCAGGAACACCGGCACACCCAGGATACCCAGGCACTCCAGCTCAACCAGGATATCCAGAAAACCCAGCCCAACCAGGTAAACCCGGAACTCCAGCTCAGCCGGGTACACCAGGGACACCTGGCTACCCAGGAACTCCAGGTCAGCCAGGTACACCAGGAGCATCAGCTCAACCTGGCTACCCAGGAACACCGGCACACCCAGGATACCCAGGCACTCCAGCTCAACCAGGATATCCAGGATTCCCAGCCCAACCAGGCAAACCCGGAACTCCAGCTCAACCAGGAAAACCGGGAACTCCAGGCCAGCCAGGCAAACCAGGATCTCCAAGTCAGCCAGGTACACCAGGGACACCTGGCTACCCAGGATACCCAGGAACTCCAGCTCAACCTGGCTACCCAGGAACACCGGCCCACCCAGGATATCCTGGAACTCCAGGTCAAGCAGGAAAACCAGGAACTCCGGGCCAACCAGGCAAACCCGGAACTCCAGCTCAGCCGGGTACTCCGGGGACACCTGGCTATCCGGGATACCCAGGCACACCAGCTCAACCTGGCTACCCAGGAACACCGGCCCACCCAGGAAATCCTGGAACTCCAGGTCAAGCAGGAAAACCAGGAACTCCGGGCCAACCAGGCAAACCCGGAACTCCAGGTCAGCCAGGTACACCAGGGACACCTGGCTACCCTGGATACCCAGGCACTCCAGCTCAACCAGGATATCCAGGATTCCCAGCCCAACCAGGCAAACCCGGAACTCCAGCTCAACCAGGATATCCCGGATTCCCAGCCCAACCAGGCAAACCCGGAACTCCAGCTCAACCAGGATATCCAGGATTCCCAGCCCAACCAGGCAAACCCGGAACTCCAGCTCAACCAGGAAAACCGGGAACTCCGGGCCAGCCAGGCAAACCCGGAACTCCAGCTCAACCAGGAATACCGGGAACTCCGGGCCAGCCAGGCAAACCAGGATCTCCAAGTCAGCCAGGTACACCAGGGACACCTGGCTACCCAGGATACCCAGGAACTACAGCTCAGCCGGGTACTCCGGGGACACCTGGCCATCCGGGATACCCAGGCACACCAGCTCAACCTGGCTACCCAGGGACACCGGCCCACCCAGGATATCCTGGAACTCCAGGTCAAGGAGGAAAACCAGGAACTCCGGGCCAACCAGGCAAACCCGGAACTCCAGGTCTGCCGGGTACTCCAGGGACACCTGGCTATCCTGGATACCCAGGCACACCAGTTCAACCTGGCTACCCAGGCACACCGGCCCACCCAGGATATCCTGGAACTTCGGGCCAGCCTGACGAACCCGGAACTCCAGGTCAGCCAGGTACGCCAGGGACACCTGGCTACCCTGGATACCCAGGAACACCAGCTGAACCAGGAAAACCAGGATTCCCAGCCCAACCAGGCAAACCCGGAACTCCAGCTCAACCAGGGAAACCGGGAACTCCGGGCCAGCCAGGCAAACCAGGATCTCCAAGTCAGCCAGGTACACCAGGGACACCTGGCTACCCAGGATACCCAGGAACTCCAGCTCAGCCGGGTACTCCGGGGACACCTGGCCATCCGGGATACCCAGGCACACCAGTTCAACCTGGCTACCCAGGAACACCGGCGCACCCAGGATATCCTGGAACTCCAGGTCAACCAGGCTACCCAGGCACACCAGCTCAACCCGGCTACCCAGGAACACCGGCCCGCCCAGGATATCCTGGAACTCCAGGTCAAGCAGGAAAACCAGGAACTCCGGGCCAGCCAGGCAAACCCGGAACTCCAGGTCTGCCGGATACTCCGGGGACACCTGGCTACCCAGGATACCCAGGAACTCCAGCTCAGCCGGGTACTCCGGGGACACCTGGCCATCCGGGATACCCAGGCACACCAGTTCAACCTGGCTACCCAGGAACACCAGCGCACCCAGGATATCCTGGAACTCCAAGTCAACCAGGAAAACCAGGAACTTCGGGCCAGCCAGGCAAACCCGGAACTCCAGGTCAGCCAGGTATACCAGGGACACCTGGCTATCCTGGATACCCAGGCACTCCAGGTCAACCAGGAAACCCAGGATCTCCAGGTCAGCCAGGTACACCAGGGACACCTGGCTACCCTGGATACCCAGGAACACCAGCTGAACCAGGAAAACCAGGATTCCCAGCCCAACCAGGCAAACCCGGAACTCCAGCTCAACCAGGGAAACCGGGAACTCCGGGCCAGCCAGGCAAACCAGGATCTCCAAGTCAGCCAGGTACACCAGGGACACCTGGCTACCCAGGATACCCAGGAACTCCAGCTCAGCCGGGTACTCCGGGGACACCTGGCCATCCGGGATACCCAGGCACACCAGTTCAACCTGGCTACCCAGGAACACCGGCCCACCCAGGATATCCTGGAACTCCAGGTCAAGCAGGAAAACCAGGAACTCCGGGCCAACCAGGCAAACCCGGAACTCCAGGTCTGCCGGGTACTCCGGGGACACCTGGCTATCCTGGATACCCAGGCACACCAGTTCAACCTGGCTACCCAGGCACACCGGCCTACCCAGGATATCCTGGAACTTCGGGCCAGCCTGACGAACCCGGAACTCCAGGTCAGCCAGGTACACCAGGGACACCTGGCTACCCCGGATACCCAGGAACACCAGCTGAACCAGGAAAACCAGGAACCCCAGCCCAACCAAGCAAACCAGGAACTCCAGCTCAGCCGGGTACTCCGGGGACACCTGGCTATCCGGGATACCCAGGCACACCAGCTCAACCTGGCTACCCAGGAACACCGGCCCACCCAGGATATCCTGGAACTCCAGGTCAAGCAGGAAAACCAGGAACTCCGGGCCAACCAGGCAAACCCGGAACTCCAGGTCAGCCAGGTACACCAGGGACACCTGGCTATCCTGGATACCCAGGCACTCCAGGTCAACCAGGAAAACCAGGAACTCCAGCTCAGCCGGGTGCTCCGGGGACACCTGGTTATCCTGGATACCCAGGCACACCAGTTCAACCTGGCTACCCAGGAACACCGGCGCACCCAGGATATCCTGGAACTCCAGGTCAACCAGGCTACCCAGGCACACCAGCTCAACCCGGCTACCCAGGAACACCGGCCCGCCCAGGATATCCTGGAACTCCAGGTCAAGCAGGAAAACCAGGAACTTCGGGCCAGCCAGGCAAACCCGGAACTCCAGCTCAGCCAGGTATACCAGGGACACCTGGCTATCCTGGATACCCAGGCACTCCAAGTCAACCAGAAAACCCAGGATCTCCAGGTCAGCCAGGTACACCAGGGACACCTGACTACCCAGGATACCCAGGAACACCAGCTCAACCAGGAAAACCAGGAACCCCAGCTCAACCAAGCAAACCAGGAACTCCAGCTCAGCCGGGTACTCCGGGGACACCTGGCTATCCTGGATACCCAGGCATACCAGTTCAACCTGGCTACCCAGGAACACCAGCGCACCCAGGATATCCTGGAACTCCAAGTCAACCAGGAAAACCAGGAACTTCGGGCCAGCCAGGCAAACCCGGAACTCCAGGTCAGCCAGGTATACCAGGGACACCTGGCTATCCTGGATACCCAGGCACTCCAGGTCAACCAGGAAACCCAGGATCTCCAGGTCAGCCAGGTACACCAGGGACACCTGACTACCCAGGATACCCAGGAACACCAGCTCAACCAGGAAAACCAGGAACCCCAGCTCAACCAAGCAAACCAGGAACTCCAGCTCAGCCGGGTACTCCGGGGACACCTGGCTATCCTGGATACCCAGGCACACCAGTTCAACCTGGCTACCCAGGATCACCGGCGCACCCAGGATATCCTGCAACTCCAGGTCAACCAGGAAAACCAGGAACTCCGGGCCAGCCAGGCAAACCAGGATCTCCAGGTCAGCCAGGTACACCAGGAACACCTGGTTATCCTGGATATCCGGGCACTCCAGGTCAACCAGGAAAACCAGGATCTCCAGGTCAGCCAGGTACACCAGGGACACCTGGCTACCCAGGATACCCAGGAACACCAGCTCAACCAGGAAAACCAGGAACCCCAGCTCAACCAAGCAAACCAGGAACTCCAGCTCAGCCGGGTACTCCGGGGACACCTGGCTATCCTGGATACCCAGGCACACCAGTTCAACCTGGCTACCCAGGAACACCGGCGCACCCAGGATATCCTGGAACTCCAGGTCAACCAGGCTACCCAGGCAAACCAGCTCAACCTGGCTACCCAGGAACACCGGCCCGCCCAGGATATCCTGGAACTCCAGGTCAAGCAGGAAAACCAGGAACTCCGGGCCAGCCAGGCAAACCCGGAACTCCAGGTCTGCCGGGTACTCCGGGGACACCTGGCTATCCTGGATACCCAGGCACACCAGTTCAACCTAGCTACCCAGGAATACCGGCGCACCCAGGATATCCTGGAACTCCAGGTCAACCAGGCTACCCAGGAACGCCAGCACAACCAGGCTATCCAGGCACTCCGGAACAACCTGGATATCCTGGAACCCCGGGTCACCCCGGATATCCAGGAACCCCAGGGCATCCTGACAAACCAGGCAAGCCCGATCAGCCGGGACATCCGGGAGCTCCAGGTTACCCCGGGTACCCAGGGGTACCAGCCAGGCCTTGTCCCGCTAATCCATGTTCCGTTAATAAGCCCGGGTCCGGAAACACTTCATATCCCGGAGCTCCCGACGGCCCTCCTGGAGGGACTGGCCCCACTGGCATTTATCCTGGTTACCCTGGTGCACCTGAAGGACCCGAAGGACCGACAGGTCCCATTGGTGGAATAGGACCTGTTGGTGGTGTCGGCGGTGTTGGCGGAGTAGGAGGAGTCGGGGGCGTCGGACCAGATGGCCCTGACGGCCCGTGGCCTACCGGCTCACCCGGACCCGACGGCCCTTGGCCTGGTGATCCCGGTTACGTACCTCCCCATAATTCGGCACGTCGACGACCATCCGATGATCAAATCGGAAATCATCATAATGGACCTAAATTCCCGGTCGTCCCATTACCTCGGTCTCAGTCGGTggattcaaatgaaaatgttggTTTTACACGAAATTATAACGATTATGATACTATAAATGAATTCATAGATCGCGACGTTCATAGCCATGCTGTAGTAGATtccactaaaaatattttcacgacCACTCTAGACAGATTTGATATTCTTAACAAAAATACAATACAAAATCACGATGATCAGGAAATCAACTACAATTTTCCTGAACGAATCAATGGGTcagaaaatacattaaaacaaaagaaagaaaaatcgggACGAACGGGAGAGATCGGGACTCCGAACGGGGTCATTGTTACTAGTTTTGTCAATAATAATGCAATAAGCAGTTCTCATAACATAAGAAAAAGTagcgaaaatattttctcaaatgttAACACTCTTTCACAAAATGATTATGCAAATATCAAAACCAAGCATAAATTGATGATTGATTCTAACGTTTCTATGGAATCTGGACCGCAGCACTCAATTTCTTTTCCAATTACAGATATAAAACACCGAGTTGACCCTAACGGTCTAGGTACTCGTTCGGAATCCTATCCAGAAAAATCGATATCACACTCAAAAGTAAAAGATCTGCCACCAGCCTCAAATCTTGGATTCACGGCCATCGGTGTTCATCCACCTGGTCCCATCAATATTAAGCCTATATCGCTTCCTGTCGGTCCGGATCCACTAACATGTCCTTGCGTTCTAGTGGAAAGCAACAACAAAACTAAGACCCAAACTAGTTTGCTACAAAATTCTGTTGTCAGTGGTCAGCTCGGATTTATTCCCATTATTTTTGTGCCATACTGCCCCGGTGAAAAATTGCACAGTGAAAACATGATGAAAACCATGTTCCCTTTGGCTACACCTGTCCCCTATCCGTGCAGTATTTGTAGCCAACATGAAGCTCCTACTCGAAATCAACTTGCCGACATTTATCACCTGAATAGTCAGATTAAACAAGTTTTAGGAAATGCCAATCTTGGATTTCTAAATATTTCGGAACGCTGA